In one window of Alkalilimnicola sp. S0819 DNA:
- a CDS encoding DUF3185 family protein has protein sequence MGNNKLIGLVLLVVGAILLFFGWQASQSVGEQVAETLTGRFSDETMWYIIGGAVCVVAGGFLAFFRK, from the coding sequence ATGGGAAACAACAAGCTGATCGGGCTGGTGCTGCTGGTGGTGGGGGCGATCCTGCTGTTCTTCGGCTGGCAGGCGAGTCAGTCGGTGGGCGAGCAGGTGGCCGAGACCCTGACCGGACGCTTCAGCGACGAGACCATGTGGTACATCATCGGCGGCGCGGTCTGTGTGGTTGCCGGTGGTTTTCTGGCGTTTTTCCGCAAATGA